A genomic stretch from Streptomyces venezuelae ATCC 10712 includes:
- a CDS encoding cation:proton antiporter yields the protein MHSAVFLIEFGAIILGLGLLGRLAGRFSFSPIPLYLLAGLAFGKGGLLPLGTSEEFVAIGAEIGVILLLLMLGLEYTASDLVSNLKTQYPAGLVDFALNALPGAAAALLLGWGPVAAVVLAGVTWISSSGVIAKVLGDLGRLGNRETPVILSILVLEDLAMAVYLPIITALLAGVGLAAGSATLAIALGVAGAVLFVAVRYGRLISRFVSSDDPEKLLLVVLGLTLLVAGVAQQLQVSAAVGAFLVGIALSGEVADGAHALLSPLRDLFAAVFFVFFGLHTDPASIPPVILPALALAVVTALTKIATGHWAARRAGIGTKGRWRAGGTLVARGEFSIVIAGLAVTAGVQPQLGPFATAYVLILVVIGPLTARYTEPIATYLLRGRGPKPPAPDGTTVRGPETGPETETEAVCAPEPGSEAVRARESEAETVRAREPGSEAVRVPEPGSASERA from the coding sequence GCCGGGCTCGCCTTCGGTAAGGGCGGCCTGCTGCCGCTGGGCACCAGCGAGGAGTTCGTCGCCATCGGCGCCGAGATCGGGGTGATCCTGCTCCTGCTCATGCTCGGCCTCGAGTACACCGCGAGCGACCTCGTCTCCAACCTCAAGACCCAGTACCCCGCGGGCCTCGTCGACTTCGCCCTCAACGCGCTGCCCGGCGCCGCCGCCGCGCTGCTCCTCGGCTGGGGACCGGTCGCGGCCGTCGTCCTCGCCGGCGTCACCTGGATCTCGTCCTCCGGCGTCATCGCCAAGGTGCTCGGCGACCTCGGGCGGCTCGGCAACCGCGAGACACCGGTCATCCTGAGCATCCTGGTCCTCGAAGACCTCGCCATGGCGGTCTACCTGCCCATCATCACGGCCCTGCTCGCCGGGGTCGGCCTCGCGGCCGGCAGCGCCACGCTCGCCATCGCGCTGGGCGTGGCCGGGGCCGTGCTCTTCGTCGCCGTCCGCTACGGGCGGCTGATCTCCCGCTTCGTCTCCAGTGACGATCCCGAGAAACTGCTCCTGGTCGTCCTCGGTCTGACCCTGCTCGTCGCGGGCGTCGCCCAGCAGCTCCAGGTCTCCGCCGCCGTTGGCGCGTTCCTCGTCGGCATCGCGCTGTCGGGTGAGGTCGCCGACGGCGCCCACGCCCTGCTGAGCCCGCTGCGCGACCTCTTCGCGGCGGTCTTCTTCGTCTTCTTCGGCCTGCACACCGACCCCGCAAGCATCCCGCCGGTGATCCTCCCGGCCCTCGCCCTGGCCGTCGTCACCGCGCTGACGAAGATCGCCACCGGGCACTGGGCCGCGCGCCGCGCCGGGATCGGCACCAAGGGGCGGTGGCGGGCGGGCGGCACCCTGGTGGCGCGCGGCGAGTTCTCGATCGTCATCGCGGGCCTCGCCGTCACCGCCGGGGTGCAGCCCCAGCTCGGGCCGTTCGCCACGGCGTACGTGCTCATCCTCGTGGTGATCGGGCCGCTCACGGCTCGCTACACCGAGCCGATCGCCACGTACCTGCTCCGCGGACGAGGGCCGAAGCCGCCGGCCCCGGACGGCACGACCGTACGAGGACCGGAGACGGGACCGGAGACCGAGACCGAGGCCGTATGCGCACCGGAACCGGGGTCCGAGGCCGTACGCGCACGGGAATCCGAGGCCGAGACCGTACGCGCACGGGAACCCGGGTCCGAGGCCGTACGCGTCCCGGAACCCGGGTCCGCCTCCGAGCGGGCGTGA
- a CDS encoding flotillin family protein, with amino-acid sequence MSPVLTAVVGIVVLVVLLGLVVVTRYKVAGPSEAFIITGRRGKKATDPATGRVFTDNSGQKVVVGGGVFVVPFVQQKFTLDLSSRHIPVAVRGAVTLRGVKANLEGVAIVKVGGTEDSIRAAAQRFLMQQDGIVGFTQEVLSGALRSIVGRMSVEDIIRDRAAFAGQVAEEAEASLSGQGLVLDAFQIQDITTEGSYLEDLGRPEAARAKQEADIAEAVARRAAEQARLKAEEEIAIAQRTLYLKQAEIKAQTDEAAAQANAAGPLAEAARQQDILTEQEKVAARQAELTDRQLDTQVRKPADAARYQAEQEAEARRIALVKEAEADAQRARLTGEGEKAHRAALADAVRIEGEAQAAAIGAKGAAEAEAMRKKADAFGQYGDAAVLQMLVEVLPQVVAKASEPLAAVDRMTVISTDGASQLTRTVTDNVAQGMELLSSATGVDLAQLLQGITRKEQGKRAEPQRESVEIAD; translated from the coding sequence ATGAGCCCTGTCCTGACCGCCGTCGTGGGAATAGTCGTCCTCGTCGTCCTGCTCGGCCTCGTCGTCGTCACGCGCTACAAGGTCGCCGGCCCAAGCGAGGCGTTCATCATCACCGGCCGGCGCGGCAAGAAGGCCACCGATCCCGCCACCGGGCGGGTGTTCACCGACAACAGCGGCCAGAAGGTCGTGGTCGGCGGCGGTGTGTTCGTCGTCCCGTTCGTGCAGCAGAAGTTCACGCTCGACCTGTCGAGCCGTCACATCCCGGTCGCGGTCCGCGGAGCGGTCACCCTGCGCGGGGTGAAGGCGAACCTGGAGGGCGTCGCGATCGTCAAGGTCGGCGGCACGGAGGACTCGATCCGGGCGGCCGCCCAGCGGTTCCTGATGCAGCAGGACGGCATCGTCGGCTTCACCCAGGAGGTGCTGTCGGGCGCGCTGCGCTCCATCGTGGGGCGCATGTCGGTCGAGGACATCATCCGGGACCGTGCCGCGTTCGCCGGCCAGGTCGCCGAGGAGGCGGAGGCCAGCCTCTCCGGGCAGGGCCTGGTCCTGGACGCCTTCCAGATCCAGGACATCACCACGGAGGGCTCGTACCTGGAAGACCTCGGCCGCCCCGAGGCCGCCCGCGCCAAGCAGGAGGCGGACATCGCCGAGGCCGTCGCGCGCCGCGCCGCCGAGCAGGCGCGGCTGAAGGCGGAGGAGGAGATCGCGATCGCCCAGCGGACCCTCTACCTGAAGCAGGCCGAGATCAAGGCGCAGACCGACGAGGCCGCCGCCCAGGCGAACGCCGCCGGCCCGCTCGCCGAGGCCGCCCGCCAGCAGGACATCCTGACCGAGCAGGAGAAGGTCGCCGCCCGCCAGGCCGAGCTGACCGACCGCCAGCTCGACACCCAGGTCCGCAAGCCGGCCGACGCCGCCCGCTACCAGGCCGAGCAGGAGGCGGAGGCCCGCCGTATCGCCCTGGTGAAGGAGGCGGAGGCGGACGCCCAGCGGGCCAGGCTCACCGGTGAGGGCGAGAAGGCCCACCGGGCGGCGCTCGCCGACGCCGTACGCATCGAGGGCGAGGCGCAGGCCGCGGCCATCGGCGCCAAGGGGGCCGCCGAGGCCGAGGCCATGCGGAAGAAGGCGGACGCGTTCGGTCAGTACGGCGACGCCGCCGTCCTCCAGATGCTCGTCGAGGTCCTCCCGCAGGTCGTCGCGAAGGCGTCCGAGCCGCTCGCGGCCGTCGACAGGATGACGGTCATCTCCACGGACGGGGCGAGCCAGTTGACCCGTACGGTCACGGACAACGTCGCCCAGGGCATGGAGCTTCTGTCGTCCGCGACCGGGGTGGACCTCGCTCAGCTGCTCCAGGGCATCACGCGGAAGGAGCAGGGGAAGCGGGCGGAGCCGCAGCGGGAGTCCGTCGAGATCGCGGACTGA
- a CDS encoding BlaI/MecI/CopY family transcriptional regulator, with translation MTDRSEDGAEPSPRRRGQGELEAQVLAVLREASEPVPVAWVRERLGGALAYTTVITILTRLRAKGAVERERAGRSFRWTAVADEAGLAALRMRKVLDAEADRHAVLASFVTGLSPNEERLLRELLAKAAEEEEG, from the coding sequence ATGACGGACCGGAGCGAGGACGGGGCGGAACCCTCCCCACGCAGGCGCGGCCAGGGCGAACTGGAGGCCCAGGTGCTCGCCGTGCTGCGCGAGGCATCCGAACCGGTGCCCGTGGCATGGGTACGGGAACGCCTCGGCGGAGCCCTCGCCTACACCACCGTCATCACCATCCTCACCCGCCTCCGTGCGAAGGGCGCCGTCGAGCGCGAGCGCGCCGGCCGCTCCTTCCGCTGGACGGCCGTCGCCGACGAGGCCGGGCTCGCCGCCCTGCGGATGCGGAAGGTGCTCGACGCGGAGGCGGACCGCCACGCGGTCCTGGCGAGCTTCGTCACCGGCCTCTCGCCGAACGAGGAACGACTCCTTCGTGAACTGCTCGCCAAGGCGGCCGAGGAGGAGGAAGGCTAG
- a CDS encoding M56 family metallopeptidase, translating to MGVFVFLPLVLPLTAWPVARLAEQRLHPRTATRLLAALAGVSAVCSTLCLGLLVIVGTAQLPGNPLPDSWSDPDVRAAVPYDEIAGRAAIPALLAVLVSCGLAAWRQERTRRRAVAALAGLPPTPVAVLPDRTPYAYALPGGSRSGSASWSRSGCAGRGRRRPGRVVVSTGMLDGLASAERRALFAHERAHLAGRHHRHLLTVHLAARANPFLRPLRTAVSYTAERWADEEAAAEVGSRRAVARAIGTAALLAPRTPAATLPALTGAGPVPRRVAALMRPAPVGRAWPPVGTAVGLAAWGAAFGATVSALSSANSAVTLFLVLRGVASPV from the coding sequence ATGGGAGTCTTCGTCTTCCTTCCCCTCGTCCTTCCGCTCACCGCGTGGCCGGTCGCCCGCCTCGCCGAACAGCGGCTCCACCCCCGTACCGCGACGCGACTGCTCGCCGCGCTCGCCGGCGTCTCCGCCGTGTGCAGCACCCTCTGTCTCGGACTGCTCGTGATCGTGGGCACCGCCCAACTGCCGGGCAACCCGCTCCCCGACAGCTGGTCCGACCCCGATGTACGGGCGGCCGTCCCGTACGACGAGATCGCGGGCCGCGCGGCCATCCCCGCGCTGCTCGCCGTCCTCGTCTCCTGCGGCCTTGCGGCCTGGCGTCAGGAACGGACCCGCCGCCGGGCGGTGGCGGCACTCGCCGGGCTGCCCCCGACGCCCGTCGCGGTACTGCCGGACCGCACCCCGTACGCGTACGCGCTCCCCGGCGGTTCCCGCAGCGGGAGCGCGAGCTGGAGCCGGAGCGGATGCGCGGGCAGGGGGCGTCGGCGGCCCGGCCGGGTCGTGGTCAGCACCGGCATGCTCGACGGACTCGCCTCCGCCGAACGCCGGGCCCTCTTCGCCCACGAACGGGCCCACCTGGCCGGACGTCACCACCGCCATCTCCTGACGGTCCATCTCGCCGCGCGAGCCAACCCGTTCCTGCGGCCGCTGCGTACCGCCGTCTCCTACACCGCCGAACGTTGGGCCGACGAGGAGGCGGCCGCAGAGGTCGGCAGCCGCCGCGCCGTCGCGCGCGCGATCGGCACGGCGGCCCTGCTGGCGCCGCGTACCCCCGCAGCCACGCTCCCGGCGCTGACGGGCGCGGGCCCGGTGCCCCGACGGGTCGCCGCCCTGATGCGGCCGGCCCCCGTCGGGCGGGCCTGGCCGCCGGTCGGCACGGCCGTTGGACTCGCCGCCTGGGGAGCCGCCTTCGGCGCGACGGTGTCGGCGCTGTCCTCGGCGAACTCGGCGGTCACGCTGTTCCTGGTGCTGCGCGGAGTCGCCTCACCGGTGTGA
- a CDS encoding tellurite resistance TerB family protein has translation MALWDRIKESASTMQTQLVAKKNDLKSGAFRDASMAMCALVAAADGTIDPAERRRVAQLISTNEVLQNFDALDLQRRFDANLDKLTADFDFGKVSVLQEIAKAKKKPAEARAVIQIGIVIGGADGDFDKTEQAVVREACFTLDLPPHEFDL, from the coding sequence ATGGCCCTGTGGGACCGCATCAAGGAATCCGCATCGACGATGCAGACCCAGCTGGTGGCGAAGAAGAACGACCTGAAGAGCGGCGCGTTCCGGGACGCGAGCATGGCCATGTGCGCGCTCGTCGCGGCGGCCGACGGCACGATCGACCCCGCCGAGCGCCGCCGCGTCGCCCAGCTCATCTCGACCAACGAAGTGCTGCAGAACTTCGACGCCCTGGACCTCCAGCGCCGCTTCGACGCCAACCTGGACAAGCTGACGGCCGACTTCGACTTCGGCAAGGTCAGCGTGCTGCAGGAGATAGCCAAGGCGAAGAAGAAGCCCGCCGAGGCCCGCGCCGTCATCCAGATCGGCATCGTCATCGGCGGCGCCGACGGCGACTTCGACAAGACGGAGCAGGCCGTGGTCCGCGAGGCCTGTTTCACCCTCGACCTGCCGCCGCACGAGTTCGACCTCTAG
- a CDS encoding GntR family transcriptional regulator, translated as MGDLKQYGLVRAQERLRDQVGHALRAALIAGELRPGQVYSAPGLASDLGVSATPVREAMLDLAREGLVEPVRNKGFRITEVSERDLDQFTELRTLIEVPTIGLVTRQADRERLEALRPVADEIVTCAREHDLIGYLEADRRFHLALLALSGNDRLVETVGELRKRSRLYGLTGLDEAGKLVSSAEEHLELLDLMIAGDDRGAEDCMRRHLGHVRSLWADARDEPVGRG; from the coding sequence ATGGGTGACCTGAAGCAGTACGGCCTCGTCAGAGCGCAGGAGCGGCTCCGCGACCAGGTCGGCCACGCCCTCCGTGCCGCGCTGATCGCCGGTGAACTGCGGCCCGGCCAGGTCTACTCGGCGCCCGGACTCGCGAGCGACCTCGGCGTCTCCGCGACCCCGGTCCGTGAGGCCATGCTCGACCTGGCCAGGGAGGGCCTCGTCGAACCCGTCCGTAACAAGGGGTTCCGCATCACCGAGGTGAGCGAGCGCGACCTCGACCAGTTCACCGAACTCCGCACCCTCATCGAGGTTCCCACCATCGGCCTCGTCACGAGGCAGGCCGACCGGGAGCGGCTGGAAGCGCTGCGACCGGTCGCCGACGAGATCGTCACGTGCGCCCGCGAGCACGATCTCATCGGCTACCTGGAGGCGGACCGCCGCTTCCACCTGGCGCTGCTCGCGCTCTCCGGCAACGACCGCCTGGTCGAGACGGTGGGGGAGCTGCGCAAGCGCTCCCGCCTCTACGGTCTGACCGGTCTCGACGAGGCGGGCAAGCTCGTCTCCTCGGCCGAGGAACACCTGGAACTCCTCGACCTGATGATCGCCGGCGACGACCGCGGCGCCGAGGACTGCATGCGCCGCCACCTCGGCCACGTCCGCTCGCTGTGGGCCGACGCCCGCGACGAACCGGTCGGTCGCGGCTGA
- a CDS encoding PLP-dependent aminotransferase family protein, which yields MLSAASAPANAVASPSSVPAPATASRLASVGSSPVREILALTARPEVISFAGGLPAPELFDVAGIRAAYDGVLADNAQYALQYSTTEGDPELRTAIAARLTARELPTDADDLLVTTGSQQALTLLTTALVEPGGVVLVEDPCYLAALQTFGFAGARVVPVPTDDQGIIPEALEEIAAREKPTLLYIVPTFQNPTGRTLPAGRRKAVAEAAARLGFWIVEDDPYGELRFEGERVPWIASDPVAADRTVLLGTFSKVMAPGLRLGFLRAPAGLRRACVIAKQAADLHTSTIDQAAAARYLRDSDLDAHVSVMRAAYQERRDAMLEGLPAALPEGSRWNRPEGGMFIWVTLPAGHDATALLKTAIGHEVAYVPGAPFYSGEPDPAAMRLSFTTHSAEEIREGLRRLAKIFS from the coding sequence ATGCTTTCTGCCGCCTCCGCGCCCGCGAACGCCGTCGCCTCCCCTTCCTCCGTGCCCGCGCCCGCCACCGCCTCGCGGCTGGCAAGCGTCGGCTCGTCGCCGGTACGGGAGATCCTGGCGCTGACCGCGCGGCCCGAGGTGATCTCGTTCGCCGGCGGGCTGCCCGCCCCCGAGCTGTTCGACGTCGCGGGCATCCGGGCGGCGTACGACGGTGTGCTGGCGGACAACGCGCAGTACGCCCTCCAGTACTCGACCACCGAGGGCGACCCCGAGCTCCGTACCGCCATAGCGGCGCGGCTCACCGCACGCGAACTCCCCACCGACGCCGACGACCTGCTGGTCACCACGGGTTCGCAGCAGGCGCTCACGCTCCTGACCACGGCGCTCGTCGAGCCGGGCGGCGTCGTGCTCGTCGAGGACCCCTGCTACCTCGCGGCCCTGCAGACCTTCGGCTTCGCCGGCGCGCGGGTCGTCCCCGTGCCCACCGACGACCAGGGCATCATCCCCGAGGCGCTCGAAGAGATCGCGGCGCGCGAGAAGCCGACCCTCCTCTACATCGTGCCCACCTTCCAGAACCCCACGGGCCGCACCCTTCCCGCCGGCCGCCGGAAGGCCGTCGCCGAGGCGGCGGCGCGGCTCGGATTCTGGATCGTCGAGGACGACCCGTACGGCGAACTGCGTTTCGAGGGCGAGCGCGTGCCGTGGATCGCCTCCGATCCGGTGGCCGCCGACCGCACCGTGCTGCTCGGTACGTTCTCGAAGGTGATGGCCCCGGGCCTCCGGCTCGGGTTCCTGCGCGCCCCCGCCGGGCTGCGCCGCGCCTGTGTGATCGCCAAGCAGGCCGCCGACCTGCACACGTCGACCATCGACCAGGCCGCGGCCGCCCGATACCTGCGCGACAGCGACCTCGACGCGCACGTCAGCGTGATGCGGGCCGCGTACCAGGAGCGCAGGGACGCCATGCTCGAAGGCCTGCCGGCCGCGCTGCCCGAGGGCAGCCGGTGGAACAGGCCGGAGGGCGGCATGTTCATCTGGGTGACCCTGCCCGCCGGTCATGACGCCACGGCCCTCCTGAAGACGGCGATCGGACACGAGGTGGCGTACGTGCCGGGGGCGCCGTTCTACTCCGGTGAGCCGGATCCGGCCGCGATGCGGCTCTCGTTCACCACGCACTCGGCCGAGGAGATCAGGGAAGGGCTGCGGAGGCTGGCCAAGATCTTCTCCTGA
- a CDS encoding MarR family winged helix-turn-helix transcriptional regulator — protein sequence MLATQPVGYWSGLAHSVVTGHLRDAMARIDTTQPQYWVLNRVHGGPAAPSREEVVSQLTPLADGPHDIARVVDQLLHRGWLRTDDGQRLLLTDAGEAARVRLRDLVTELRAVVHEGISDEEYVAALKVLRRMVANVEAAKGA from the coding sequence ATGCTCGCCACCCAGCCCGTCGGCTACTGGAGCGGCCTCGCGCACTCCGTCGTCACCGGGCACCTGCGGGACGCCATGGCCAGGATCGACACCACCCAGCCCCAGTACTGGGTGCTGAACCGCGTGCACGGCGGCCCCGCGGCTCCGAGTCGCGAGGAGGTCGTCAGCCAGCTCACTCCGCTCGCGGACGGCCCCCACGACATCGCGCGCGTGGTCGACCAGTTGCTCCACCGGGGCTGGCTCCGTACCGACGACGGGCAGCGTCTCCTGCTCACCGACGCGGGGGAGGCCGCGAGGGTCCGGCTGCGCGACCTGGTGACCGAACTGCGCGCCGTCGTGCACGAGGGCATCAGCGACGAGGAGTACGTGGCCGCGCTCAAGGTGCTGCGCAGGATGGTCGCCAACGTCGAGGCGGCGAAGGGCGCCTGA
- a CDS encoding cell division protein SepF yields the protein MSRYERYDVTDEQWEGLAQVVPLRGRDEWPSRVDHRTIPEQYESAEQRRMVVLRVQVFADAREVAEYLIAQIPVLLDLTSADTEVAKRILDFSSGVVFGLGSGMHRVDRNVFLLAPAGTEVEGAEGEDEEDTVGRHGARVPRS from the coding sequence ATGAGTAGGTACGAGAGGTACGACGTCACCGACGAGCAGTGGGAGGGCCTCGCCCAGGTCGTGCCCCTGCGCGGCCGTGACGAATGGCCGTCCAGGGTCGACCACCGCACGATCCCCGAGCAGTACGAGTCCGCCGAGCAGCGCCGTATGGTCGTGCTCCGCGTGCAGGTGTTCGCCGACGCCCGCGAGGTAGCCGAGTACCTCATCGCCCAGATCCCGGTGCTCCTCGACCTGACGAGCGCCGACACCGAGGTCGCCAAGCGCATCCTCGACTTCAGCAGCGGCGTGGTCTTCGGCCTCGGCAGCGGGATGCACCGCGTCGACCGGAACGTTTTTCTCCTCGCACCGGCCGGTACGGAGGTCGAGGGCGCGGAGGGCGAGGACGAGGAGGACACTGTGGGCCGGCATGGGGCCAGGGTCCCTCGATCGTAG
- a CDS encoding biotin transporter BioY translates to MDLTGGFTLDNATTAVPSPVAPSCAAPSSATRPAVAPSPVIPSPVVPSPAVPSPAAPSPVVPSQGAPSPVVPSPADGSAARRAGRGYERTAAGGGGGGRLRARPAVTELRLSAFAGHRSAVHPLGPVTLFAGPSGSGKSTTLRAYEALARLGAGDSLDEVFPDAADCVPERARPDAQGRRGFRIGCTVDGPEGPVHLDLAVQAEPRLRIVGERLTGRGRTLLATALRDPGRNTVQAEWHTAGTTPVTRAPFPDDLLGTALLPLRVAGKTPGQLEVLAAAEQVVIGLRSAFACDPRPERMRAPVPPGEGRLRRGCGNLAEVLHRTHTECPRRHHRLAAVAGAGCVGPVTGLGVQELPDGTVRAVLERAGRPATPLGRLGDGELRYLALALTLLTGPGVLAMDRIAEVPEAMQSLTLLADGFDRGLDVRQVGELLGLATDIAADGHIRVAGTVGERTGAEVRGMPGVTVVDLST, encoded by the coding sequence ATGGATCTCACCGGCGGCTTCACGCTCGACAACGCCACCACGGCTGTCCCCTCACCCGTCGCGCCTTCGTGTGCCGCGCCTTCGTCTGCCACGCGTCCCGCTGTCGCACCCTCCCCGGTCATCCCGTCCCCGGTCGTCCCGTCCCCGGCCGTCCCGTCCCCTGCCGCCCCTTCCCCGGTCGTCCCGTCCCAGGGCGCCCCTTCCCCGGTCGTCCCGTCCCCGGCGGACGGTTCCGCCGCGCGGCGGGCCGGGCGGGGGTACGAGCGGACGGCCGCAGGCGGGGGAGGGGGCGGGCGGCTCCGGGCGCGGCCGGCGGTCACCGAACTGAGACTGTCCGCGTTCGCCGGGCACCGCTCCGCCGTGCACCCGCTGGGCCCCGTCACCCTCTTCGCCGGACCCAGCGGAAGCGGCAAGTCCACCACCCTGCGGGCGTACGAGGCGCTGGCCCGGCTCGGCGCGGGTGACTCGCTCGACGAGGTGTTCCCCGACGCCGCCGACTGCGTGCCCGAGCGGGCCCGACCCGACGCCCAGGGCCGGCGCGGCTTCCGGATCGGGTGCACCGTCGACGGACCGGAAGGTCCCGTCCACCTCGACCTGGCCGTCCAGGCCGAACCCCGCCTCCGCATCGTCGGCGAACGGCTCACCGGCCGGGGCCGCACCCTCCTCGCCACCGCCCTGCGCGACCCGGGCCGCAACACCGTCCAGGCCGAGTGGCACACGGCGGGCACCACCCCCGTCACCCGGGCGCCGTTCCCCGACGACCTCCTCGGTACGGCCCTGCTGCCGCTGCGGGTCGCGGGCAAGACCCCGGGGCAGCTGGAGGTCCTGGCCGCCGCGGAACAGGTGGTCATCGGGCTGCGGTCGGCGTTCGCGTGCGACCCCCGGCCCGAACGGATGCGGGCTCCGGTACCGCCGGGGGAGGGGCGGCTGCGGCGCGGCTGCGGAAACCTCGCCGAGGTCCTGCACCGCACCCACACCGAGTGCCCGCGCCGCCACCACCGCCTCGCGGCCGTCGCCGGAGCGGGCTGCGTGGGGCCCGTCACCGGGCTCGGGGTGCAGGAGCTCCCGGACGGCACCGTCCGGGCGGTCCTCGAACGGGCCGGCCGCCCCGCGACCCCGCTCGGCCGCCTCGGGGACGGGGAACTGCGCTACCTCGCCCTCGCGCTCACCCTGCTCACCGGACCCGGCGTCCTGGCCATGGACCGGATCGCCGAGGTGCCCGAGGCCATGCAGTCCCTGACGCTGCTCGCCGACGGCTTCGACCGCGGGCTCGACGTGCGGCAGGTCGGTGAACTGCTCGGCCTCGCCACGGACATCGCCGCCGACGGGCACATCCGGGTCGCCGGGACGGTCGGGGAGCGGACGGGGGCGGAGGTGCGCGGGATGCCGGGGGTGACGGTGGTAGACCTGAGCACGTGA
- a CDS encoding nucleotide pyrophosphohydrolase codes for MTDNDVAGLQRRLAEFAAARDWQPYHTPKNLAAALSVEAAELLEIFQWLTPEQAERVMDDPGSAHRVADEVADVLAYLLQFCEVLGVDPLAALAAKIDRNEVRFPVRRRGEGGEEGDSTADRHSSE; via the coding sequence GTGACCGACAACGACGTAGCGGGACTGCAGCGGAGACTGGCCGAGTTCGCGGCCGCGCGGGACTGGCAGCCCTACCACACGCCCAAGAACCTGGCGGCGGCGCTCAGCGTGGAGGCGGCGGAACTCCTTGAGATCTTCCAGTGGTTGACGCCCGAGCAGGCGGAGCGGGTGATGGACGACCCCGGGTCGGCGCACCGGGTCGCCGACGAGGTCGCCGACGTGCTCGCCTATCTCCTTCAGTTCTGCGAGGTGCTCGGGGTCGATCCGCTGGCCGCGCTCGCGGCCAAGATCGACCGGAACGAGGTCCGATTTCCCGTACGGAGGCGTGGCGAGGGGGGCGAGGAGGGGGATTCGACCGCTGATCGTCACTCTTCGGAGTGA
- a CDS encoding DUF6099 family protein produces the protein MEAERLIALGRQALAGSGTAQDIVAEAWQAQALAQAIGSQLALCGPQELRGEARGLSEIGEYPAWGAAGPRAAQLTEVMDPWGALTALGELLGEVGIALVGVACATDEEGLYWQCIEAIDAADESSDRVRGMLRRLAVRDGERARPPDPARGRAGPGRGRW, from the coding sequence ATGGAAGCGGAGCGACTCATCGCGCTTGGCCGGCAGGCGCTGGCGGGGAGCGGCACGGCACAGGACATCGTGGCGGAAGCCTGGCAGGCGCAGGCGCTCGCCCAGGCGATAGGGAGTCAACTCGCCCTGTGCGGGCCCCAGGAGCTGCGGGGCGAGGCGCGGGGACTGAGCGAGATCGGGGAGTACCCGGCATGGGGTGCGGCCGGGCCGCGTGCGGCCCAGTTGACCGAGGTGATGGATCCGTGGGGGGCGTTGACCGCGCTCGGCGAGCTGCTCGGGGAGGTGGGCATCGCGCTGGTCGGGGTGGCCTGCGCGACCGACGAGGAGGGGCTCTACTGGCAGTGCATCGAGGCCATCGACGCCGCAGACGAGTCCAGTGACCGGGTCCGCGGGATGCTGCGGCGGCTCGCCGTGCGGGACGGGGAGCGTGCCCGCCCGCCCGACCCCGCCCGAGGCCGCGCGGGCCCGGGACGTGGCCGGTGGTGA
- a CDS encoding LLM class F420-dependent oxidoreductase, with protein MDLRIFTEPQQGADYDTLLTVARATEELGFDAFFRSDHYLSMGSADGLPGPTDAWITLAGLARETKRIRLGTLMTAGTFRLPGVLAIQVAQVDRMSGGRVELGLGAGWFEEEHKAYGIPFPKEKFGRLEEQLAIVTGLWETEIGKTFSYEGEFYQLTDSPALPKPAQDRIPVLIGGHGASRTPRLAARYADEFNIPFASLEDSERQFGRVRAAAEEAGRAPDDLVYSNALVVCVGKDDAEVARRAAAIGREVDELKANGLAGSPAEVVDKIGRYAAIGSSRVYLQVLDLDDLDHLELISARVQSQLG; from the coding sequence ATGGATCTCCGCATCTTCACCGAGCCCCAGCAAGGGGCCGACTACGACACTCTCCTCACCGTGGCGCGGGCCACCGAGGAGCTCGGATTCGATGCCTTCTTCCGCTCCGACCACTACCTCAGCATGGGCTCCGCCGACGGGCTGCCCGGACCGACCGACGCCTGGATCACCCTGGCGGGGCTCGCCCGGGAGACGAAGCGGATCCGGCTCGGGACGCTGATGACGGCCGGGACCTTCCGGCTCCCCGGCGTCCTCGCCATCCAGGTCGCCCAGGTGGACCGGATGTCCGGCGGGCGGGTCGAACTCGGCCTCGGAGCCGGCTGGTTCGAGGAGGAGCACAAGGCCTACGGCATTCCGTTCCCGAAGGAGAAGTTCGGCCGGCTGGAGGAGCAGCTGGCGATCGTCACCGGTCTGTGGGAGACCGAGATCGGCAAGACCTTCAGCTACGAGGGGGAGTTCTACCAGCTCACCGACTCGCCCGCGCTGCCCAAGCCCGCGCAGGACAGGATCCCGGTACTGATCGGCGGGCACGGCGCGAGCCGCACGCCGCGTCTCGCCGCGCGGTACGCGGACGAGTTCAACATCCCCTTCGCCTCTCTGGAGGACAGCGAGCGGCAGTTCGGCCGGGTCCGGGCCGCCGCCGAGGAGGCCGGGCGGGCGCCGGACGACCTCGTGTACTCCAACGCGCTGGTCGTCTGCGTCGGCAAGGACGACGCCGAGGTGGCCCGCCGGGCCGCCGCGATCGGGCGGGAGGTGGACGAACTGAAGGCGAACGGACTGGCGGGGTCGCCTGCCGAGGTCGTCGACAAGATCGGTCGGTACGCGGCGATCGGGTCCTCCCGGGTCTACCTCCAGGTCCTCGACCTGGACGACCTGGACCACCTGGAGCTGATCTCCGCGCGGGTCCAGTCGCAGCTGGGATGA